In the Clostridium gelidum genome, CTCAGAGGTGGTTTTCAGTCTAAGTTTATTTAAGAATAATCACACCAGTATATTCTCTCTCTGAAAAATAAGGTTTTAGCTTACTGTCCTCATCAACGTATTATTATATTAATATTTCTTATTATAAGCATTGAATTTTTCTATGTCAACAAATTAACAGAAAAATATTTAAATAAATAATTTTTTGAAAGTCATATTTTGAAATGTTTAACAGTATTTTAATGGAATTTTAATAAGGCTTTAATGAGGTTTTAATAAGAAATTTATCAAAATACACTACAATCAAGTTAGAAGAAATAGATAATAAGATTATTTTTGGAGGTAGAGATGAATAGAAAAATAAAAAGTATTAAAACGAAAATTTTAATATTTTTAATACCAATGTTATTGATTGCATTTACAGTATTATCAGGACTAGGATATAAATTTGCAAGTAATTCTTTAAAGGAAAGTAATTTAAACATAATGGCAGAAATGACTAAAATAGCAGCTGGTAGAGCAGAAGATAAGATAAAAAGTGAGATTAAAAATCTTGAAGTGATAGCAAGTAATCCTACAATTAGTGATGAAAGTGTACCATTAAAAGATAAAATAGAAATTTTGAAGCCATCATTAAAAACAATTGGACAAATGCAATTAAGCATAAGTGATAAAGATGGAAATTCAATAGATACAGCAGGAAACACAAAGAAAATAAAGACAACCCAAAGTTTCATGAAATCAATTAAAGGGGAAAATTCAATAACCAATCCTTATGTAGATCCAATTACAAATACAAAAGTAATTGCATATTCTGTACCAATCAAGGATTCAGCAGATAATATAATTGGTACTATTACATCAGTAAAAGATTGCATGGATTTCTCTATTATAAATAAAGAAATAAACTTTTTGCAAACAGGAGGTGCTTTAATTGTAGATAGCAATGGAAATTTCATAGTAGCAGAAAATGAAGCACTTGTAAGTGAAAATAAGAATATTACAAATATGACATCAGAAAAAGGTTCATTAGATGACTTAAACAACATAGGCAAAAGTATGATTATTGGAACTCAATCTGGTATTGGAAAATATACTTACGAAGATAAAGTTAGGTATATTACATATACTCCAATAGGAAGTACTGGTCTTTCGATGGGTATTACAGTTGAAGAAAGTGACTTATTAAGCCCATTGAAAAATTTAGCATTAGTTGATACATTAGTAACAATTATAATGATACTATTAATAGTTAGTCTAATAATTTGGTTTGCTATTAAGTTTATTAACAGGTTATTAGGTGCTAAAGATTATGTGGACAGTATTGCAATGGGAGATTTTTATACCCAAATTGATGATAAATATATTAACGGAAATGATGAAATAAGTGAAATTTGTACAAGCGTAGGTAATGCCAAAACATCCATTGGTGGTATGATAAAAGCTGTAAGAAATAATGCTACTGTAGTTAAAGATGGTTCATTATCACTAAATAAAATTTCAACAGAATTGGCAGTGCTTACAGAAGAAATATCATCATCGATACAAGAGGTTTCAGAGAATACCAACAGACAAAGTCTAGATTTTAAAGAAATAAGTGATAAACTGACAAGATTTAGTGATAAAGTAAATGTAGCTAAAAATAATGTTAATTTAATTAGCCAAGACGTTTCAGTTATTAATGATAAATCATTAATAGGAAATAAAGACATAGAGGAATTAAACGATGGAATTATAAGTGTTAATAGTAGCTTTGAAAAATTTGCAATGAGTATAGAGTATATACAAGGAGATATGAAAAATGTAGATAGGATTACGCATATTATTAATGGAATTTCAGAACAAATAAATCTTTTAGCATTTAATGCAGCAATTGAAGCAGCTAGTGCAGGAGAGGCAGGTAGAGGATTTAATGTTATAGCGTCTGAAGTTAGAAAACTTTCAGATAAGAGTAAAGAATCATCTCAAAATATTTATAGAATAATAAATAGGCTTATGAAGATAATAAATAAACTTGTAGATGAATCTCAAAATATGAATTATGAGATTCAAAAACAAAAAAATGTAATTTATAAAACATCAAGTTCATTTTCAGAAATATCAGTATTAGTTAGCGAAATTGCACCTAAGGTTTCAAATATAGATGATGCATTTAATAATATTAGCCAAGATAAAGATTTAATTCTTGAGAATATATGTGAATTATCAGAAGAAGTGCAGAATACATCAGAGTCTATAGAACAAATAGGATTTTCATCACTGGAGCTCGCAAAACTTGGGGAAGAATTAAATAATAGTTCAGATATATTATTATATAAAGCTGATGAACTTATAGAAAAGGTAAAACAATTTAGAATAGAAAAAGAAGACTTTGAAAATGAATTAGCAATAGATGTAGAAACTATAGAATTAAAACTATTAAACACAGAAGAGCTAGAAGAATCAAATTTAAAAGAAATAGTAGATATAAGAATAATAGAAAACCAACACATGAGAAATTTAGATTTTATATTAGAGGAAGAGCTGAAAGAATTAGCTATGCCATCTGAAGAAGAAGAATTGAATTTACAATATGATATTTATGGGATAAATAATGTAGATTTAGTACTAGTAGAGAATTTTGTTGATTTAAGTATATCACCTTTAGAAAGATTAGAAGCGGATTTACCAGCAAAAGATTTTGGATTAGGGTGTTGTACAGTAACAGAATTGAAAGAGTATATTAAACATAAGGAAATGAAAGACGAGGAAAAGGAATATGAAGAACTAAAAAATTATAACATATCTAATATATTGTAAAATATAGATAAATAAAACTTAGAGCTCAGGATTACTTATAGATAACCACAGTGGAACTTATACTTATGCCTACATCCGCCGAAATTGAATACATATTTATTCCGTAGGACTGTGAAAATTTCGCTGGAAGCATTCTAAATGGAAGGTTGCACCCATTATAGTTTGCTCCAAATGTAAAATTTGGAGCAAACTATAATGGAACAACCTTCCATTAAGAAGCTTCAGCAGCTTATTTTCAATGCCTACTTCATATTATGACCCTTGTGGTTACAAATATGTATCCAATTTCTCTGTTTGGATATGCTCCTAAGTATAGTAAATATTGAATATAATACCAAGTGTAAGTAAAACTTTAGTAGTGGGCATCTATATCGGCTTAAGAGATTACTTCGAAAAAAATGTTTTAGAAGATAACATCTTGATTTAATTAAAGAAAAAAAGAACTTTCTAAATAGAAGTTCTTTTTTTATATAATAAATAGTAAATTTAATAATATGACTACTCAATACTCTTAATTAATTTATCTAAAGTCAAATTAACAATCATTTCTTCTGAGTAGAATTTTTCGCCCATTATTTTAAAAATGACATCTGACCGTTTATAGCCTTCTTTATAAAGCTTTAAATTTTTAGTTATTCTTTTAAGTGTGTTTTTAGGAATATTCAATTCTAATGCTAATTCTTTAAAGGCATAATAATCTTTTTTTAAGATATCAAATAATTTGTTTTGAAAATCTAACTTATATCGAAGATCGACTTCCTTAGATTGATGGGGACCATATTTACCTCTATGATGGAAGGAACATAAATATTTATAATTTATTTCTATATCAAAGCCACCTTCACTTCTGTGAACAATATGATGTATATCAGCTTCGGCATTGCATATTTCACATAAAGACAATGTTTTAATCCTCCTTAGAATTTATCTCATATTATTTATAAAATTATTTGACATATATTATTATAAAGTAATCAATGAGAAATATCAATTTTAATATATATATATGTTAAAATAATGTAAATGAGTTATAAAATTGAAAAATAAGGGTAATATAGTGTAAAGAGAAAAACAATTATAAGTAAACAAGTATAGGAATATTTTTTATAATATATTAAGGCGTGAATAATATGATTTATATTTCATAAAATATTTACTGGGAGGGTGAATGAAATGAGAGAGAACTACAATTCATTTAAATATTGGGAAAATGTTATCAATGAAAATAAGACAATAAGAGGGCATATGTTTATGCAGAAGCGACCTACTGAAGGAAGTTTTTATTTTCATACACTTATATTTGGACGTAAAAATGGAATGAATAATTTATGGGGGTATGTGCCAAATGTAAAGGGTTTAATCGGGTATATTCAGTATTCATTTTTACAAGAAGCTTTTTATAAGTGGATACATGGACAAGAAAAAGTAGTTACTAGGATTCCACATTTAACAGTTGATAAGATAGCTATTGAAGGAGAAAAGTTAAAGAAAATAAGCAAAGAAGTTTGTATTAATATGAAAAATGATTATGAGTTTTTAAGCAGTTTATGGGAAATGCCAGCTGATAAGAGTGAAATACAATTAAGAAACTTTATTATAGATTTTAATAAAAAATGGATGGGAGATAATACTGAATTTCTATATATAAAAGTTTTTAGCACTCCAGAAGAATTGGGGGAGTTTGTAATTTCGTCTACTCTAATAACAAGTACAGAAAAAGAACTAGAAAATAAAATAGGTATGTCAATAGATCAATGGAGAGATATTTGCAAGTTTGCAATAGAAGATTCAATAAAAGGTCAAATATTTAGAAAAGTTTTACTCAAAAAGTTAAGTGAAGTATATTAATATATATGAGAAAGTAATGTATTCTTGAATGAAAACCTTTAAATAAAGGAATAGGAGAGATATTTGTTTAGTTAATAATAGATATCTCTTCTATTCCTTTATTTAGTGTTAATATCTAAAGTTTAATATTTTCAACAGAAGCTATACTTTGGGAGGAGATTCCAAGCATTTCGCCAGTAAAACCAAGTCCCTCTTCAGTAGTAGCCTTAATATTTATTTTATCAATATCTATATTAAGAGCTTTTGATATATTTTCTCTCATATTCTCAATATGTGGAGACATTTTAGGCTTTTGAGCTATTATTGTAGCATCTATATTGTTTATCATATAGCCGGCTTTGAAAATTAGCTTGCCAGTCTCTTCAAGTAAAGTAATACTAGATATCCCCTTAAAAGTATTATCTGTATCAGGGAAATGCTTACCAATATCTCCAAGAGCACATGCTCCGAGTAAGGAATCCATTATAGCATGAAGAAGTACATCTGCATCAGAATGACCGAGTAATCCTCTATCATATGGAATTTCAAATCCACCCAATATTAATTTTCTGTTTTCAACTAATCTATGCACGTCATATCCTAATCCAATTCTCATATAGTCACCTCATTAAATGTTTTAATACAATTATAGTTTAACATATAAATTGTAATGTACAATTAATAATTGATAAACAAATTTCATAGGAGTTTTAAAATATATATTTCAAAAATAAATCATTATGCTAATTTGAAATACGTCTATTTTTGATAATTTCTATAGTTTTTGAAGAGTTGGTCCTAATGTTAAATCTGATAAACAATAAAGAAATAAATTTATTTATAATAAAATGTATAAATGTTATTCTACGCTTTTTTATAAAGTCGACATAAATTATTTTTCTTTTCATAAAATAATCTCCCAAATATTGATTTGAAATTGGGCGGTAAAGGTTTATTGATAAGTAGATTTATATGCTATAATAACATAGTATGAAGAAGTCATATAAAGGGTTAATCTTTTAAAGAGGTGTTAATTATATGGAAAACTTGAGCTTTAATAAAGATAAATATGTATTTGCTTCACTCCCATCAATGTTATTAATAGGAGACTCAGCAGAAAATAATAGAAATAAACAAATAGCTTTATTTTTGGATGAATTAAACATGTATAATGTGTTACTTAAAGACTTAGTAAATTTTTCGATTAATGAAAATGATAGGAATAGAGCTTTGAATATAGCTTACTACATAACTGAAAATGATGATTTGCTTGAAATAATGATTCAAAAAAAAGATTTACCCATATCAAAGCTAAATAAATTAACTAAAATTAAACGTGAATATATAGAAAAATGCAGAGACTATATTATCGCTTATTATATAATATTAACAAATTCTAATTATAGACTTATACAAGATTATTTTAGAATAAAGTTAAGAGAAGATAATACTATAATGAGTATTTCAAATAAAAAGCAGGATTCATATAAAGGTGTAGTAATAGAAGCATTAAATAAATCTGCATACATAGTTACTTCTAAAGGCGAATTTATAAAAATAAAAACTAATAGTAAAGCAAGTGTTGGGGAACTCTGTGAAGGTAAACAAAAGAAAACTATAAGAAACTATAGAATACATATTTCTATTTTATTGTTTATACTTATATTAATTGGAAGTGGAATCATTATTGAATACAGAAGAACTCAAAGCATGGTTGTTATACAAACGACTTCCAGTATAAAAATTAGTATTAATAAATTTAATAAAGTTATATATGCATATTCACCTACTGATAAAGGAAAAGAACTTGTTGCAAGCGTTAATATGTTAAATAAGGATATTGATGAAGCTATTGCTGAAACATTTGAATATGCATTAAATAATCAAATGTTAGAATTAAATAAAGAAGTGCCAACACTTAGTAAAAAGACGTTAATCACTATAAACGGACAGGCATTAGAGTATGGATTACTTACTAAAACAAATAAATTTATCTCTGAAAATAATATACCTATAGTTATAAATAATGCCGGCAATCAACAAAAATTACCACAATATTCAACACAAGATGAGGAAAATAAAACAAAAAAGTAACTTTCAATTTGAGAGTTACTTTTTTGTTTTATTTAAAATTTCTTTAAATGTATCCATATCATATTTAGAACTAATATAAATCCTATCAAGTTTAAGAGGATTATCATCTCTATCTGACAGGCCTTTTTTAGTAGTAAATCCTAAAGTATAACCAGCATCTTTTGCTGCCTTAATACTATCATCATTAAAATCTCCAAAAGGATAGGCAATTGAATCTATTTTCTTTCCTGTTATTGATTCCAAAGTTTTTTTTGAATCTATAAATTCTGAAAGTTGTTCATCATAAGTCATTTTATTGAGTTTGGGATGATTAACAGTGTGACTTTCAATATCTATTCCATAATGGGACATTTCATCTATAGCCTCTTTTGATAAATAATAAGAGCCATCTAGATTAGAGGTTATGCAAAATATAGTTGCCACCATATTCAAATCCTTTAAGATAGGAAACGCATTATCATAATTATCCATATACCCATCATCGAAAGTAATAAGAATACTTTTAGTTGGAATAGGGGAATTATTTAATATATAAGCTTTAAGTTCACTTAAAGTTAAGGTCACATAGCCTTCATCACGTATATATTGTAGTTCTGTCCTAAGCAGCTTAGGGGTTATTGTTACTTCGTTATCAGCAGATTCTCTAACAGAATGATAATATAACACCGGTACACCTCTATTATCATTAATTAAAGTAGTTTTAGGTTCAGATTTATCTGAAGAATTAACAGCTTCAGCTATAGAACTTTTTTTAGCTTCAATCATATCAATATTATCAGTGCTATGGTCTATGTTGTTAACGGTATCAGCATTATCTTCTATAATGTTTAGGTTATTAGGTTTCGCTTCTATAATTTTTTCAGAAGAAATATTATGAAATATTAGATAACCAGCTAATATAACAATTAAGAAGAATGCTGGAAAAGTTAATTTATTTTTAAAAACACTTTTTCTTAAATCAAGTCTTCTTGACGTATTCTTTCTAGACATAATCTATCAATTGACCTCCTTACATTAAAACTAAAGAATTATTCTTTTATAATTATATCGCAAATTATAATAAAATATATGAAACTTAAAAATAAAAACTTGGATAGATTTTATTTAAGTATTACAAGAATTAATTTAGAATAAGATTCCTAAAAGTGTAGCATAATATAAAAAGAGTACAACTTATCAACATTATCCACAGGCACTTGTGGATAACCTGTTATGAATATGTTAATATACATAATATTGCATGTTGGTTTTGTGGATATATAATGAATAAAGTCATAAAAAGTATAAATTAAAGAGGTGTTAAAATGACTATTGTAGCGAACATAACAGGGCTGATGCTAATAGGGTCCATGTTATATACAGCTTATCCACAAGAATTGTGCATAAGTTGTGAAATACAAATCGAAAATAAACTTAAACTTGTGGAAAAGTCTATAATTAAAAATTTAGATTATTTAAAAGAAGACATAAAAATACCTCAAATAGCAAATGGAAATGATGAAAAAAAGATAAATATAATAAATAATGTAATAAATAATGATATTTTACCTAAAATAGAAGATGCGGAGAAAACATCAAAAGAGTATTTTGGAGGACAAGGACAAGAAGCGCCAACATTCCCTTTTGAAATCTATTCAAGATATACAGTATCGAAAGATAATAACATACTTATTAGTTTATATAATGATTATTACGAGTACTTAGGAGGTGCTCATGGAATGACAACAAGGACTTCTTATACAGTAGATAAACAAAAAGAAAAGTTAATAAATCTAAAGGAATTATTTGTTCAAGGTTATAAATATGGTGATGTAATTAATAAAAAGATAAAAGAAGACATTAGTAAAAATCCAGAAAATTATTTTGATTCGGGAAAGGAATTTAATGGTATTAGCGAAAACCAAAATTTTTATATAGAAGGGGATAATCTTGTGATTTATTATCAATTATATGATATAGCACCTTATGTATTTGGAATTCCTGAATTTAAAATTCCATTGAAGCTATTTGATAAAAACTATGTTTACTATAAATGATATTATCTTATATGTTGGAACAGACAGTAACTCATGTGAAGAGTACTGTAGAGAACTTAGCTAATTAAGCACGAATAAACCACTTATTTTAGTAGCATTGATACTAAAATAAGTGGTTTTTTATATTCATATTAAGTTATTAGTTTTTATCATGAGCATTAGTGTTTTGGTTTCCTCTAAATCCATAGTCATCTGAAATTATTCTACCAAGTCCAGTTACTTTGCCAGTTATGCAGCCTCTACAATGAGCTGGAGTATCACCTGTACAGATTTTGCCAGGATATAGTGCGTAAAGCTTTCTATAATCACCTTCAGTAACATTAGGCATTACAACATTAGCACCACTTTGAAGTGCAATTATTCTTCCATTTGGAGTTAAAGACTCCATTGCAGTTGTTGCAGGAATATTTATATCTGGAAGCAATAAACGTGTTAAAGCCATAACTTTTAGGGCTAAAGTAAGATCTCCACCTTGTGCATCTTTTAAAGGAGTATCTTCATTTGGTATGAAGGGTCCTATTCCTATCATATCTGCATTGATTTCTTTAAAGAATAATATATCGCGAGCGATTAATTCTAAAGTTTGATTTGGAAGACCAACAAGAATACCACTTCCAACTTCATAGCCCAGATTTCTTAAGTTATTTAAACAATTTAATCTTTCTTCAAAACTCATGTTAGGATCCATATCTTCATAAAGTTTTTTATCTGTAGTTTCAATACGTATTAAATATCTATCAGCACCAGCTTCTTTAAATGCTTTATATTCATCATAAGTTTTTTCACCTAAGCTTAAAGTTAATGCAACACCTAATTTTTTTATTTCTTTTACTATGTTAGTCATTCTTTCTTTAGTAAAGTAATCATCTTCACCACCTTGAAGAACAATAGTTTTATATCCATAGGTAACTGCCTTTTTTGTAAAATCTAAGATTTCTTCTTCAGTCAGTCTATATCTTTCAAGATTTTTATTATCGCGTCTAAGCCCACAATACATGCAATTTCTTTTGCAGATGTTTGTAAATTCAATTAATCCTCTTAAGTGTACATAGTCTCCTAAATATTCTTGACGAGTCTCGTCTGCTGCCTTAAAAAGTTCTTCATTTATATCATCATTTTGTAATAATTCTAATATTTCTTCTTTATTTAAATTATGAGTTGTTTTAGCTTTTTCAATAAGTTTATTCATAGTCCCTCCTAAGTAAAAACAAAATTAATATGTAGATGTTATTAGTATACTATAGAATTTAGAAACATAACAATACAATGAATTTTAAGCAATATAAGATACTTAATAGCATAATATGAAAAATTTGTATAACAGCTAACAATATTGTATTATATAGATGGAAAGAGTGAATAAAATTCCAAAAAGTAACAAATTATAAATGGGCGTAGACTAAGAAACCTATACGTATTTAGTTGTTATTAATATATTTTTCATATGTCTAAAATACAAAGAAGAAATATACAGTTAGATGGTATATAGATTGGAGAGTGATACTTTTGTATTCTATTATTTTAGTAGAAGATGATTTTATGCAAAGAGGAATTTTGAAAAAAATGATTCTATCCATAGATAAATTTATAAATATTTATGAAGCTGATAGTGAAAGTACAGCTTTAGATATAATTGAAAATAATCATATTAACATGTTTTTAATAGATATCGGCTTAAAAGAATCTTCAGGATTAGATCTTGCAGTGAAGATTAGAAATATTTCTAAATATCAATTTAGTCAAATTATTTTTTTAACAACTCATATGGAGTATATAACACAAGCATTTAAACAAACACATTGTTATGATTACATATTAAAGCCATATGATAAGGATGATGTACAAGCTATGATAAATAAGCTTATAATCTATGAAAATAGTCATTTGAATAATAAAAATGATAATTCGAATGAAGATAAAGATAGAGAAATTGTTATAACCTTAAAAAATGGAATATATGTGGGAATAAAAATAGATGAGATTATGTTTATAGAAGTTAAAGGTAAAAATTGTGAAGTAAATACTATTAATGGGATGTATATTGCTAATAATATGAGTTTGAAAAAAGTTATAAAATTAATTGATTGTGAATATATAATCCAAAGTCATAGAGCTTTTGCTATAAATAGAAATTACATATGCAAAATAGAAAAGTTAGATGTTAAATTAAGTACAGTATATTTTAATAAATATATTAAAACAGCACTTTTAGGATATAAGTTTAAAGATAATATTATATCTGAGTTTAAAAAAGATAAAGTGATAATATGTTAAATAGCTTTATTATAAATAGTATTGATACTTTTAACATAATTTTTTTGTGGACAGTTCTAAATAAAAAAAACAATAATGTATTTAAATTAGTGTTTAGCGTGCTTATTCTTACCATTTTAGTTACAATTATTGAACAATTAGGATTGAACTTAATTGCTATATATCTAATAGATGTTATTACAATTAAAATTATATATAAGAAAGCTTTAAAAGATGTCATATTAGGATTTTTTTTAGTATTGCTTATAGAAATGAGTTTGCAGTTAATACTTTCTTTAATTATTAATAGATTTATTTATAATGAAATACTTAGAATAATGATTATAGAATTAATAATATTAGTTGGAGTAATTATTTTTTCAAAAATTAAT is a window encoding:
- a CDS encoding methyl-accepting chemotaxis protein is translated as MNRKIKSIKTKILIFLIPMLLIAFTVLSGLGYKFASNSLKESNLNIMAEMTKIAAGRAEDKIKSEIKNLEVIASNPTISDESVPLKDKIEILKPSLKTIGQMQLSISDKDGNSIDTAGNTKKIKTTQSFMKSIKGENSITNPYVDPITNTKVIAYSVPIKDSADNIIGTITSVKDCMDFSIINKEINFLQTGGALIVDSNGNFIVAENEALVSENKNITNMTSEKGSLDDLNNIGKSMIIGTQSGIGKYTYEDKVRYITYTPIGSTGLSMGITVEESDLLSPLKNLALVDTLVTIIMILLIVSLIIWFAIKFINRLLGAKDYVDSIAMGDFYTQIDDKYINGNDEISEICTSVGNAKTSIGGMIKAVRNNATVVKDGSLSLNKISTELAVLTEEISSSIQEVSENTNRQSLDFKEISDKLTRFSDKVNVAKNNVNLISQDVSVINDKSLIGNKDIEELNDGIISVNSSFEKFAMSIEYIQGDMKNVDRITHIINGISEQINLLAFNAAIEAASAGEAGRGFNVIASEVRKLSDKSKESSQNIYRIINRLMKIINKLVDESQNMNYEIQKQKNVIYKTSSSFSEISVLVSEIAPKVSNIDDAFNNISQDKDLILENICELSEEVQNTSESIEQIGFSSLELAKLGEELNNSSDILLYKADELIEKVKQFRIEKEDFENELAIDVETIELKLLNTEELEESNLKEIVDIRIIENQHMRNLDFILEEELKELAMPSEEEELNLQYDIYGINNVDLVLVENFVDLSISPLERLEADLPAKDFGLGCCTVTELKEYIKHKEMKDEEKEYEELKNYNISNIL
- the hydE gene encoding [FeFe] hydrogenase H-cluster radical SAM maturase HydE, whose amino-acid sequence is MNKLIEKAKTTHNLNKEEILELLQNDDINEELFKAADETRQEYLGDYVHLRGLIEFTNICKRNCMYCGLRRDNKNLERYRLTEEEILDFTKKAVTYGYKTIVLQGGEDDYFTKERMTNIVKEIKKLGVALTLSLGEKTYDEYKAFKEAGADRYLIRIETTDKKLYEDMDPNMSFEERLNCLNNLRNLGYEVGSGILVGLPNQTLELIARDILFFKEINADMIGIGPFIPNEDTPLKDAQGGDLTLALKVMALTRLLLPDINIPATTAMESLTPNGRIIALQSGANVVMPNVTEGDYRKLYALYPGKICTGDTPAHCRGCITGKVTGLGRIISDDYGFRGNQNTNAHDKN
- a CDS encoding DUF3298 and DUF4163 domain-containing protein, producing MTIVANITGLMLIGSMLYTAYPQELCISCEIQIENKLKLVEKSIIKNLDYLKEDIKIPQIANGNDEKKINIINNVINNDILPKIEDAEKTSKEYFGGQGQEAPTFPFEIYSRYTVSKDNNILISLYNDYYEYLGGAHGMTTRTSYTVDKQKEKLINLKELFVQGYKYGDVINKKIKEDISKNPENYFDSGKEFNGISENQNFYIEGDNLVIYYQLYDIAPYVFGIPEFKIPLKLFDKNYVYYK
- a CDS encoding anti-sigma factor domain-containing protein, whose translation is MENLSFNKDKYVFASLPSMLLIGDSAENNRNKQIALFLDELNMYNVLLKDLVNFSINENDRNRALNIAYYITENDDLLEIMIQKKDLPISKLNKLTKIKREYIEKCRDYIIAYYIILTNSNYRLIQDYFRIKLREDNTIMSISNKKQDSYKGVVIEALNKSAYIVTSKGEFIKIKTNSKASVGELCEGKQKKTIRNYRIHISILLFILILIGSGIIIEYRRTQSMVVIQTTSSIKISINKFNKVIYAYSPTDKGKELVASVNMLNKDIDEAIAETFEYALNNQMLELNKEVPTLSKKTLITINGQALEYGLLTKTNKFISENNIPIVINNAGNQQKLPQYSTQDEENKTKK
- a CDS encoding HNH endonuclease signature motif containing protein; its protein translation is MSLCEICNAEADIHHIVHRSEGGFDIEINYKYLCSFHHRGKYGPHQSKEVDLRYKLDFQNKLFDILKKDYYAFKELALELNIPKNTLKRITKNLKLYKEGYKRSDVIFKIMGEKFYSEEMIVNLTLDKLIKSIE
- the ispF gene encoding 2-C-methyl-D-erythritol 2,4-cyclodiphosphate synthase, coding for MRIGLGYDVHRLVENRKLILGGFEIPYDRGLLGHSDADVLLHAIMDSLLGACALGDIGKHFPDTDNTFKGISSITLLEETGKLIFKAGYMINNIDATIIAQKPKMSPHIENMRENISKALNIDIDKINIKATTEEGLGFTGEMLGISSQSIASVENIKL
- a CDS encoding LytR/AlgR family response regulator transcription factor; amino-acid sequence: MYSIILVEDDFMQRGILKKMILSIDKFINIYEADSESTALDIIENNHINMFLIDIGLKESSGLDLAVKIRNISKYQFSQIIFLTTHMEYITQAFKQTHCYDYILKPYDKDDVQAMINKLIIYENSHLNNKNDNSNEDKDREIVITLKNGIYVGIKIDEIMFIEVKGKNCEVNTINGMYIANNMSLKKVIKLIDCEYIIQSHRAFAINRNYICKIEKLDVKLSTVYFNKYIKTALLGYKFKDNIISEFKKDKVIIC
- a CDS encoding polysaccharide deacetylase family protein, translated to MSRKNTSRRLDLRKSVFKNKLTFPAFFLIVILAGYLIFHNISSEKIIEAKPNNLNIIEDNADTVNNIDHSTDNIDMIEAKKSSIAEAVNSSDKSEPKTTLINDNRGVPVLYYHSVRESADNEVTITPKLLRTELQYIRDEGYVTLTLSELKAYILNNSPIPTKSILITFDDGYMDNYDNAFPILKDLNMVATIFCITSNLDGSYYLSKEAIDEMSHYGIDIESHTVNHPKLNKMTYDEQLSEFIDSKKTLESITGKKIDSIAYPFGDFNDDSIKAAKDAGYTLGFTTKKGLSDRDDNPLKLDRIYISSKYDMDTFKEILNKTKK